A stretch of Enterobacter cloacae complex sp. ECNIH7 DNA encodes these proteins:
- a CDS encoding helix-turn-helix domain-containing protein has protein sequence MKISIAMSDTAIAKELFERLEAYRKSRGISQETLVENLGISRPTYARLKNGACSLATFIAVLREMRLLEGLDLLVPTLEVRPSDVFRAQKKQSRRVSGISASKENPVLNRVGAMLALRNKVK, from the coding sequence ATGAAAATATCAATAGCTATGTCAGACACAGCCATTGCAAAAGAACTGTTCGAACGCCTGGAGGCTTACCGAAAATCTCGGGGTATTTCTCAGGAAACCCTGGTTGAAAATCTCGGCATTAGTCGGCCAACCTACGCACGGTTGAAGAATGGAGCCTGCAGTCTGGCAACATTTATTGCAGTTCTGCGCGAAATGCGGCTGCTTGAAGGGCTTGATTTGCTTGTACCAACTCTGGAAGTGCGCCCATCTGATGTGTTCAGGGCGCAGAAAAAACAGAGCAGGAGAGTTTCCGGCATCTCGGCTTCAAAAGAAAATCCCGTTTTGAACAGAGTAGGCGCAATGCTGGCCCTCAGGAATAAGGTAAAATAA
- a CDS encoding type II toxin-antitoxin system HipA family toxin, whose amino-acid sequence MIANSCEVLFDGITAGYLAYTGDSKIATFEYTEDWRTAGFSLSPRYLPLEKGIFTFPALPWETYRGLPAVFADSLPDDFGNTLIDAWLAREGRDKSQFLAIDRLLYTGSRGMGALEYLPTNNPDTPYSEPLLIAELVSMAQKVLDTRNGLELNDHEESSLSKLLQIGTSAGGARAKAVIAVNQDRTEIRSGQVNAPTGFEHFLLKFDGVEEHKTERQTFGDPKGYGLMEYVYHLMAKQVGINMSHCELLREEGSQRAHFMTKRFDRENNKKFHVLSLCGLAHANFRKAGEYSYEEMLGIAREIGLTNHEQEQIYRRMVFNVIARNHDDHTKNWSFMVNDNYRWTLAPAFDIAWSYRADSEWVASHQLTLAGKRDNFTIDDLLSVATHITSLRPSKAKQIIKETIKTVSCWRELAESEGVPASLRDEIWKTLRLQW is encoded by the coding sequence ATGATCGCTAATTCATGTGAAGTGCTGTTCGATGGGATTACTGCCGGATATCTGGCGTATACAGGAGACAGCAAAATTGCCACCTTTGAGTACACGGAAGACTGGAGGACTGCTGGTTTCAGCCTATCGCCACGGTATCTGCCTCTTGAGAAGGGAATATTTACCTTCCCTGCACTGCCATGGGAAACATATCGCGGTTTGCCAGCAGTTTTTGCGGACTCGCTCCCGGATGATTTTGGTAACACTCTGATTGATGCCTGGCTGGCACGAGAAGGTCGTGACAAGTCCCAATTTCTTGCAATAGACCGTTTGCTATATACCGGGAGCCGCGGTATGGGAGCCCTGGAGTACCTGCCCACCAATAACCCTGATACACCCTATAGCGAGCCTCTGTTAATTGCTGAGTTGGTAAGCATGGCTCAAAAGGTCCTAGATACGCGAAACGGCCTTGAACTGAACGATCATGAAGAATCTTCTCTTTCCAAGTTGTTGCAGATTGGTACTTCAGCTGGTGGTGCAAGGGCTAAGGCGGTAATCGCAGTTAATCAGGATAGAACGGAAATTCGGTCCGGCCAGGTTAATGCGCCAACAGGATTTGAGCATTTTCTCCTTAAGTTTGATGGCGTCGAAGAACACAAAACTGAACGTCAAACCTTTGGTGACCCGAAGGGTTACGGCCTGATGGAATATGTCTATCATCTGATGGCTAAGCAAGTGGGGATCAACATGTCGCACTGTGAATTGCTCCGCGAAGAAGGGTCCCAGCGGGCACACTTTATGACGAAGCGATTCGACCGGGAAAACAACAAGAAATTTCATGTACTGAGCTTATGCGGATTGGCTCATGCAAACTTCAGAAAGGCTGGTGAGTACAGCTATGAAGAGATGCTCGGAATTGCTCGTGAGATAGGGTTAACGAACCATGAGCAGGAACAGATTTATCGCAGGATGGTATTCAATGTAATCGCAAGAAACCATGATGATCACACAAAAAACTGGTCATTTATGGTCAATGATAATTATCGTTGGACGCTTGCTCCGGCCTTCGATATTGCCTGGAGTTACAGAGCAGATTCGGAATGGGTGGCCTCACATCAACTTACCCTCGCGGGTAAGCGAGACAACTTCACAATAGATGATTTACTGAGCGTGGCAACTCACATCACCAGCCTGCGACCAAGTAAGGCCAAGCAAATTATCAAAGAAACAATTAAAACGGTTTCCTGCTGGCGTGAGCTGGCGGAAAGTGAGGGTGTTCCGGCATCACTTAGAGATGAAATTTGGAAAACCCTTCGCCTTCAATGGTAA
- a CDS encoding DUF1272 domain-containing protein produces MLELCPNCECCDKDLPPASKEACICSFEYTFCVDCVTQWLNSQCPNCGGELVRRPIHPEASLLRHPALASILSLMVVYCR; encoded by the coding sequence ATGCTTGAACTCTGTCCTAATTGCGAATGCTGTGATAAAGATCTGCCGCCTGCATCAAAAGAGGCATGCATCTGTTCATTCGAATACACATTTTGTGTCGATTGCGTGACCCAATGGCTTAACAGCCAGTGTCCGAACTGCGGAGGGGAGCTGGTGCGACGTCCAATACATCCGGAAGCATCCCTCCTGCGACACCCTGCATTAGCAAGCATACTCTCTCTGATGGTTGTTTATTGCAGATGA
- a CDS encoding cupin domain-containing protein — protein MSHKDTAPETQGVTVEILSIVDLGPEIAGMDGRQLRMRRVTLAPGAVFGPVHDHIDRPGTVFILEGTITDHRNGIATDYGPGVGWPEDHNTVHWLENRGPVTAVEISVDIVKTA, from the coding sequence ATGAGCCACAAAGACACCGCACCAGAAACCCAGGGCGTTACCGTTGAAATACTCTCCATTGTCGATCTGGGCCCGGAGATCGCAGGCATGGACGGGCGTCAGCTTCGCATGCGCAGGGTGACGCTCGCCCCCGGTGCGGTCTTTGGTCCGGTGCACGATCATATCGATCGCCCCGGTACTGTTTTTATCCTTGAGGGGACCATCACCGATCATCGTAACGGTATCGCCACCGATTACGGTCCCGGCGTCGGCTGGCCGGAAGACCATAATACGGTCCATTGGCTGGAAAACCGGGGCCCGGTTACCGCCGTCGAAATCTCGGTGGATATCGTTAAAACAGCCTGA
- a CDS encoding YceI family protein translates to MLRRMVIVLVLVCPWAMAAPKSYIIDTNNTAIRLSWHAFGGILSWATFSGVTGAVTLNPENDVDDHIHVTIPVATLVASNKLLTWQLKSDMFFESERYPTIEFISSRVVAQGDGRFRVFGTLTVRNIARPVILEAVMKDPHAQALTLDATTAISRAAYGMDKFALVVDDRIAIDIAIQTNDVPSS, encoded by the coding sequence ATGCTGCGACGCATGGTAATAGTGCTTGTTTTGGTTTGTCCGTGGGCGATGGCTGCCCCGAAGAGCTACATTATCGACACCAATAACACCGCCATTCGGCTGTCGTGGCATGCCTTCGGCGGCATCCTCTCCTGGGCGACGTTCAGCGGCGTGACGGGCGCCGTGACGCTCAACCCGGAAAATGACGTCGACGACCATATTCACGTCACCATTCCCGTAGCGACTCTCGTAGCCTCAAACAAGCTGCTCACCTGGCAGCTAAAAAGCGACATGTTTTTTGAATCCGAGCGCTACCCGACTATCGAGTTCATCAGCTCTCGCGTGGTCGCCCAGGGCGACGGGCGATTCAGGGTGTTCGGCACGTTGACCGTACGAAACATTGCCCGCCCGGTGATCCTGGAGGCCGTCATGAAAGACCCGCACGCGCAGGCACTCACGCTGGATGCCACGACGGCAATCTCGCGCGCGGCCTACGGAATGGATAAGTTTGCGCTAGTCGTGGACGATCGTATTGCCATCGACATTGCCATTCAGACGAACGACGTGCCGTCATCCTGA
- a CDS encoding anti-sigma factor family protein, whose translation MNSHRFAPPYNDDAIVAWIDGEMCRADAQQFEEQLKSDERLSGRTAELMKSSQDFAGAFAPLLDEAPLETMQARLAALPDPQSSTPAGVSRRALIAASVSFLMVGSGLGYLLRPASAPADENAHIRDLEAQYMSLYSVETLLDMDSATPVLLRGLERAAQDIGMKLNMSQLVLQGAELKMVRMLRYETTSIAQIAWINADYGPMALCISPVDEKATASLRQEQRHGMNLAWWQEAGYQFVLIGRNPPSHLRGNAEQLQRLISG comes from the coding sequence TTGAACTCGCACCGTTTTGCACCGCCCTATAACGACGACGCTATCGTGGCATGGATAGATGGCGAGATGTGCCGCGCCGACGCGCAGCAATTTGAAGAACAGTTGAAAAGTGACGAACGACTCTCCGGGCGAACCGCCGAACTGATGAAAAGCAGCCAGGATTTCGCCGGGGCGTTTGCCCCCCTGCTGGATGAGGCACCTCTGGAGACAATGCAGGCGCGTCTGGCGGCCCTTCCCGATCCACAATCCTCCACGCCGGCTGGCGTCAGCAGACGGGCGCTGATCGCCGCGTCGGTCAGCTTTTTGATGGTCGGCTCCGGGCTGGGCTACCTGCTGCGGCCCGCTTCCGCGCCAGCGGATGAGAACGCCCATATTCGCGACCTCGAAGCGCAATATATGTCCCTGTACAGCGTCGAGACGCTGCTGGATATGGACAGCGCAACGCCGGTCCTGCTGCGCGGGCTGGAACGTGCCGCGCAGGATATCGGCATGAAGCTGAATATGTCGCAGCTTGTCCTGCAGGGGGCAGAGCTGAAAATGGTGCGAATGCTGCGCTATGAAACCACCTCGATCGCGCAGATTGCCTGGATCAACGCCGACTACGGCCCGATGGCGCTCTGTATCTCTCCTGTTGATGAAAAGGCGACGGCCTCTCTGCGCCAGGAGCAGCGGCACGGCATGAACCTGGCGTGGTGGCAGGAGGCGGGCTATCAGTTTGTCCTCATTGGCCGCAACCCGCCGTCTCACCTGCGGGGAAACGCGGAGCAGCTACAGCGGCTCATCTCAGGATGA
- a CDS encoding RNA polymerase sigma factor: MGIRNPDFLVEGKHIATSEVRQQLAAHLPRLWRYGLVLSRNRDIAEELVQSTCVRALERGSQYTPGTRIDRWLFAILHSIWISELRARHVRQGQGFVASDELLAPDIREQDETRLHYMKVMQRVNALPEAQRNAVFLVYVEGFTYQEAAETLAVPIGTVMSRLATARVRLARSADALPPVKEKRS; encoded by the coding sequence ATGGGCATCCGGAATCCTGATTTTCTCGTGGAGGGAAAACACATCGCTACCAGTGAGGTTCGTCAACAGTTAGCCGCACACCTGCCGCGTCTCTGGCGCTATGGGCTGGTGCTGTCGCGAAACAGGGATATCGCCGAAGAGCTGGTTCAGTCCACCTGCGTGCGTGCGCTTGAACGGGGCAGCCAGTATACGCCGGGCACGCGCATCGACAGGTGGCTGTTCGCGATACTGCACTCCATCTGGATCTCTGAGCTTCGGGCCCGACACGTGCGTCAGGGGCAGGGATTTGTGGCCAGCGACGAGCTTCTGGCGCCGGATATCCGCGAACAGGATGAGACGCGCCTGCATTACATGAAGGTGATGCAGCGCGTTAACGCGCTGCCTGAAGCCCAGCGCAACGCGGTATTTTTGGTTTATGTCGAAGGCTTTACCTACCAGGAGGCGGCGGAGACCCTGGCGGTGCCTATCGGTACCGTGATGAGCCGGCTGGCGACGGCGCGGGTTCGGCTTGCCAGGTCCGCTGACGCACTGCCTCCGGTAAAGGAGAAACGCTCTTGA
- a CDS encoding tetratricopeptide repeat protein yields the protein MNTSSFRLIPVLIFSLLSPLVLAMGNNSTESKTPDCPSGQVYDSATQKCVPDKSSSLSDQDKTNYAYHLAKKGEYQAALNLLDSLKNGNTAEAWNYRGFATRKLGRTDEGIGYYQRALAIAPDYAKAREYLGEAWMVKGRPDLAKEQLKVIAGICGQSCEEYRDLQAAINGHPES from the coding sequence ATGAACACGTCCTCGTTCCGTTTGATCCCGGTGCTGATTTTTTCCCTGCTGTCCCCCCTGGTGCTGGCAATGGGCAATAATAGTACCGAGAGCAAAACGCCCGATTGTCCTTCCGGACAGGTGTATGACAGCGCCACCCAGAAATGCGTGCCGGACAAGAGCAGCAGCCTCAGCGACCAGGACAAAACCAACTATGCGTACCATCTCGCGAAGAAAGGCGAGTACCAGGCGGCGCTCAACCTGCTTGATTCGCTGAAAAATGGCAATACGGCTGAAGCGTGGAACTATCGCGGGTTCGCCACGCGCAAGCTTGGCCGCACGGACGAAGGGATTGGTTACTACCAGCGCGCGCTGGCTATCGCACCGGATTATGCCAAAGCCCGGGAATATCTCGGTGAAGCGTGGATGGTAAAAGGACGTCCTGACCTCGCGAAAGAACAGCTGAAGGTGATTGCCGGTATTTGTGGCCAGTCCTGCGAGGAGTACCGTGACCTGCAGGCCGCCATCAATGGGCATCCGGAATCCTGA